The Streptomyces sp. RKND-216 genomic sequence GGCGTCCAGCTCGGCGGCCGCCGCGGGCGCGGCGTCCCCCAGCAGCCGGGCGGCCGCGGGTGCGGGGGTGGCCACGATCACGGCGTCGGCGCTCAGCGTCCCGCCGGCGTCGAGTTCCACCCGCCAGCGCCCCTCACCCGAGGCGGGGGCGGAGGCCGCGCCGGAGTCGGCGGCAACCCGCACACGGCGTACGGCGGCGCGGGTGCGGAGGTCGGCGCCGGCGCGGCGGCAGGCGTCGGCCACGGCGATGGCCAGCCGCCCGACGCCGCCGTCGATGCCCATGAACACCGGCTCCGGGGCGCGGGCGGCGGCACGCCCGGCCATGGCGCGTTCCTGGTAGGCGCGGACGCCGGCGAGCAGCGAGCGCTCGGTGCGGGCGATCTCGTAGAGCGCGGGGACCGCCGCCCGCATCGAGAGGCGGTACGGGTCGCCCGCGTAGACGCCGCCGAGCAGCGGCTCGACCATCCGGTCGACCACCTCGCGGCCGACGCGGGCGGCGACGTACGCGCCGACGGCGATGTCCTCGCCGACCTCGGTGCGCGGCAGCACCGCGTCCTCCGCGACCCGGGCGAGGCCGTCCGGGGAGAGCACGTCGCCGAGCACGGCCGGGTCCGGGGGGACGCCCATCAGGTGGCCGGTGGGCATCGGCCGCAGCGCTCCGCGGGTCCAGACGGCTGCGCGCGCGGTGGTGGGCGGCTCCAGCGCGTCGTCCAGTCCGGCGGACCGGGCGAGGTCGACGCCCTCGGGGCGCCGGGCGAGCATCGACTCGGCGCCGAGGTCGACGCGGAGGGCGCCCGCGAGGTCGCCGGTGCGGAGCTTGCCGCCGAACCG encodes the following:
- the hemG gene encoding protoporphyrinogen oxidase — encoded protein: MHVIVIGGGISGLSAAHRLLAGGATVTLLEGSGRFGGKLRTGDLAGALRVDLGAESMLARRPEGVDLARSAGLDDALEPPTTARAAVWTRGALRPMPTGHLMGVPPDPAVLGDVLSPDGLARVAEDAVLPRTEVGEDIAVGAYVAARVGREVVDRMVEPLLGGVYAGDPYRLSMRAAVPALYEIARTERSLLAGVRAYQERAMAGRAAARAPEPVFMGIDGGVGRLAIAVADACRRAGADLRTRAAVRRVRVAADSGAASAPASGEGRWRVELDAGGTLSADAVIVATPAPAAARLLGDAAPAAAAELDAVEYASMALITMAFRRSDLPAVPPGSGFLVPPVDGRGIKAATFSANKWGWTAAQDPGLFVLRTSVGRHGEDDWLRRDDADLAALSRRDLADAVGLTAAPVDTVVTRWENGLPQYPVGHLERVARVHRDLAALPGLAVCGAAYGGVGIPACVADGRRAADRTLGTGPAARGGE